From Alloacidobacterium dinghuense:
TCGAGGAAGACCTGGTTGAAATAATTTACGCCGACCAGGACCTGGTTGGTGATCGAAGGCGACAATTGAGAGTTCACAACGATCGCGTAGTTCTGAATGTGTGTGGGCGCAGTCTGGTAATACCAGAGCAGGTCCGAGCCAGCTGGAGCTGCAGAGTTTCCTTCGCCCGAAAACCAGTGGAATGAAAGGCTGTTGTGATCGTTGATATTGTAGTCGAGCTTGAACAGGCCGTTGTAGCTGTAGCCATTTTCAGGGTCAGAGCTGGCATAGTTGTTGGGAGCTGCCGGGCCAGTCAGCGCACTTGCCGGCCACATGGTGTTCAGCAAGTTTTGCGTTGCGCTATTGATGGGTACATTGTGTTCGGTGAGCAGAGCTTCAGCCAGTGCCTGATAAGCGGTGGATGGCTGGGTGGACCGGCCTGAGAGTCCGATTACAAAATCCTGCTTCTCAAAGGCGCCAAAGAAAAATAGCTTGTCGCGAAGAATGGGCCCGCCAACGGAGCCGCCGACATTGTAGTTACGGACCTTTTGCTTAGTGTCTTGAAACGGAGAGCCCGCTCCAAAAAATTCATTTCTATTGAAGTAGTAGGCCGTACCGTGAAACAGGTTGGTGCCAGATTTAAGGCCCAGATTGACAGTGCCACCTGGGTTGCGTCCCGCTTCAGGAGCGGATTGCGTCTGGACAGAAAAGGACTCGATCGCGTCGATCGGCAGGATGACGCCGGCAATACCCGACACACCGCTCTGGTTTACGGCAGGAATGTTGTGCCAGGCGTCGTTGTTATCTACGCCATCAATCTGCCAGTTGATCTGATTGGCGCGCGTGCCGTTCAGCGATCCGTCCGTGCCGTTTGCTGAATAGCCGGCAAATCCAGGCGTGAGGGCGATGAGTTGGGTGAAGTCTCTGGCGTTCAGCGGAACATCCTGCATCGATCTTGCTGCGATGGTGCTGGTCTGCGTGGGTGAGGTCGTTTCCAGCGCCAGCGCAGAAGCCATTACCTCCACTGTTGTGTTGGCTGATGCGGGCGAAACTTTTACCGGAAGGTTATAAACAGCTCCTGCCGATACGGGAACGTTGGTTGTCTTGACAGTTTGAAAACCTACTGCGGAGACAGTAATGGTGTAGCTGCCAAGCGGTATGTCCTCAAAAGTAAATTCACCTGCGCTGGAAGATACGGTTTGATGCAGCTGTCTAGTGTCATTATTGACGGCCTGTACATTGGCGCCGGAAACCGCTGCCCCAGAACTGTCCGTCACGATGCCATTGATTCCACCACGAAATGTTTGAGCGTTGCCCGGTAGTATCCACAGCGCCCATGCGGCCATAATGATGGCAAGGCACTGCAGCCATCGCGTCATTCGGATTAGCATTTGACCTCCAGTAAAGATCGTTCTAAGTAAAAATAAAGATTCACTCGTCCATCCTGAGCGATATAGGCTCGCTCTAGATGATCTGGTTCAGGGAATTCCTCGGAAGAAACTAGAACATACAAGAAGCTGTGATTCGGAAACGATGAAGGCGCTTCCCAGCGTGATGTGTCTCGTTCTGGGCAGAACGAAGATAGGGAATTACTGAGACTTCGATGTACGAGAAATCGGGCATCTTGTTCCAATACCTTATGAAAGAGTCAAGAACAAACGGTGCGATCAGCAACAAAGGTACGCGTTGCCACGATTTAGGACAGCGGAGTTTCCAGATTTCATTTACAAAAATGAAATATTGCCCCTTACAGTATCGTAGTCCGCTCGTTTACGCAATAAAAAGTCGATCCAATCGTGCCATACTCACGCCGATGCCCCTGCGTTGCGATTCTGGAGGCAGGTGTTAAAGATCGTCTTGAGATTGAGCACAGGAGGGATTAGTCATTGCTGCGATGGCGCATACGACCAGGAACATTGCGAGGTTGTATCTCATCTGAAATCTATCCTGAAATTGCTGACGATACTTTCAGCACAAGGCCGATGAAAGTCAGCGCTTCATCGTGATCTCCGAACCGTAAAGTGGCAGAAGCGGATGACGAACGACTGCCCGAAACTCGTAAGCGCCTTTTGGATCCAGCCCTTCCACTTGCGCCTTAAATGGACCGGGTTTCGAGATGGTCTGTGCAGGCGTCGCAATCCATGCGGATGAACGAGAATTGACATCTTCACCCAGGATCGGCCGGTATTCGAAACCAACTTCCAGCGAAGATCTGTCGCCCATGTCGAGCACCTCGCCTTCAAGTATTTCCTGCTGACCAGACAGCTCCGGAGTCGATGCGTTGGTCTGCACACGCGGCGGTGTAAGAGCCGGCTGAATATTCGTGATTTTGAGAACAGCCGGATTGGGCCAGCGGAAATTGTCTTGCAGACGCTGTGCCTGCATTACCCGTACGTGAAGGCCATCGTTCTCCTGATGCCAATTCGACTTGGGCGTTATCTCGGGGTGGTATTCCACGACCTCATCGTTCTGGCCCAAGACGCTTACCTCTGTTTTATCGGTCGCACGAACCGAGTGAAGTGTGAACTCTCTCCATGTCGCGCGAGGCCATGGAGTGTCGGATTCGACGATAGCGTAGAGTGCGCTGTTGTCTTTCTTTTTGGTAAACCAGATATCGCCTTCGTTCGTGATGACCCAGGGACGCACTGCATAAATCGCATCCGAATTGACGAACATCCAGAGCGCGATTTCACGCAAACGTTCTTCCTCCTCGATGGGAAGTTCACCATTCGGCTTGGGTCCCACGTTCAGCAGAAAGTTCCCGCCCTTCGCGCGCGTCTGTATTAACAGCCGGATTAATTCACCTCCTGATTTGTAATGTTCATTTTGAGGCTGATACTGCCATGCTGTACCCATGGTCATGCATGTTTCCCATGCTCCCGGCAGCGGCATGCCCGGGACGGTAAGTTCGGGCGTCTTGATAGCTCCCCGCGTCACGACAATGTCAGGATCCAGCTTCCATGCCAGGTCGCGGAGACCAACAGCCTCGCCGTCAAGAAAAAGCGCGTCGATCTTGCCATAGTGCGTCAGCAACTCCTGGAGTTGGGCTTGGTCATATTGCATAAGCCCGGGATTGTTGCGCGGCTGAACATCCGGGACGGAGCGCTCGATTGTCTTACCGTTCTGATGCAGCCACCAGAAGTCATCCGGTGAATAATAGACGCCTGCAGCTATCCCCTGCGCACGAAAGGCGTCAAAGATTTCCTTCGCTATATCGCGATGGAAGGGCGTATTCATAATGCCGAATGGTGTCGTTCTTGTATCGAACATGGCAAAACCCGAATGATGTTTCGTGGTGAACATCACATACCGCACCCCGGCCAGATGTGCGAGACGCGCCCAATCCACTGGATTAAACCGATCGGGATCGAAGGATTTTGGCAAGTCGTTAAAGAAGCGATTCGTGTATTCCGGCGATGCGCCTACGAGCGAGTGACTGATGACGACACCAAGCTGACTGTCAACGCTCCAATGAATAAACAGTCCGAAACCCTGGTCCCGAAACCATTCCAGCCTCTCCTGTTTGTTCAATGAACCTTGTTCCGGATCATCTGCGCCTGCTGAAACCGACAGATTGGTGATCAAAAACATGAGACATAAGCAAAACGGATAGAAGAGAGAACGGATTCTTGGCATTGATATCACGCTCCTGCACTAGGGTTCCTTCCAAGCAGTTTTTCCACTGATAACCATAAATGA
This genomic window contains:
- a CDS encoding alpha-L-fucosidase: MPRIRSLFYPFCLCLMFLITNLSVSAGADDPEQGSLNKQERLEWFRDQGFGLFIHWSVDSQLGVVISHSLVGASPEYTNRFFNDLPKSFDPDRFNPVDWARLAHLAGVRYVMFTTKHHSGFAMFDTRTTPFGIMNTPFHRDIAKEIFDAFRAQGIAAGVYYSPDDFWWLHQNGKTIERSVPDVQPRNNPGLMQYDQAQLQELLTHYGKIDALFLDGEAVGLRDLAWKLDPDIVVTRGAIKTPELTVPGMPLPGAWETCMTMGTAWQYQPQNEHYKSGGELIRLLIQTRAKGGNFLLNVGPKPNGELPIEEEERLREIALWMFVNSDAIYAVRPWVITNEGDIWFTKKKDNSALYAIVESDTPWPRATWREFTLHSVRATDKTEVSVLGQNDEVVEYHPEITPKSNWHQENDGLHVRVMQAQRLQDNFRWPNPAVLKITNIQPALTPPRVQTNASTPELSGQQEILEGEVLDMGDRSSLEVGFEYRPILGEDVNSRSSAWIATPAQTISKPGPFKAQVEGLDPKGAYEFRAVVRHPLLPLYGSEITMKR